From the genome of Xiphophorus couchianus chromosome 6, X_couchianus-1.0, whole genome shotgun sequence, one region includes:
- the LOC114146986 gene encoding tetratricopeptide repeat protein 39C-like isoform X2 produces MIFPDALEGSTFPVSTGTQTGGQTGGRIRNTAAQPFRQNNAAAAVSGVLMADPTAAAPRSSEEEKTEHINDAELALKGINMLLNNGFKESDELFKTYRNHSPLMSFGASFVSFLNAVMTFEEEKMQTAFEDLKSTERLCESENGSVIETIKNKIKRSQVDSQRSGMAAVDRLQRQIIIADCQVYLAVLSFIKQELSAYIKGGWILRKAWKMYNKCYNDITHLQESNRRTSEQQASSSLSSISASGSSRSSSPGTSQSQRLDGVRPEVLDRLKGSVSFGYGLFHLCISMVPPHLLKIVNLLGFPGDRDQGLSALMYASESKDMKAPLATLALLWYHTVVQPFFALDGSDTQAGLMEAKCILKQREATYPNSSLFMFFKGRVQRLECQISSALTSFNEALHLASDQREIQHVCLYEIGWCSMIELNYTEAFRAFERLKAESRWSQCYYAYLTAACQGATGDLEGAVVTFKDVQRLFKRKNNQIEVFSLKRAEKLRSPGLSKELCILSVIEILYLWKALPNCSSAKLQTMTHVLQGIEDTSCTDLKNLLLGAISRCLLNTKDAVQYFRLAASDEVGRQCNSYVQPYSCYELACVLLNSPETAEKGRMLLLQAKEDYAGYDFENRLHVRIHSAFACMSSAQP; encoded by the exons ATGATATTTCCGGATGCACTTGAAGGTAGCACATTTCCTGTCTCCACAGGAACACAAACCGGCGGTCAGACAGGCGGCAGAATACGGAACACAGCGGCGCAACCCTTCAGACAAAACAACG CTGCGGCGGCGGTATCGGGTGTCCTAATGGCGGAcccaacagcagcagctccccGGAGCTCCGAGGAGGAGAAGACGGAGCATATAAACGACGCAGAGCTGGCTCTGAAAGGAATCAATATGCTGCTCAACAACGGATTCAAGGAAAGTGATGAGCTCTTCAAGACATACAG GAATCACAGTCCTTTGATGAGTTTCGGTGCAAGTTTTGTGAGTTTTCTG AATGCTGTAATGACATTTGAAGAGGAGAAAATGCAGACGGCCTTTGAGGACCTCAAATCGACGGAGCGACTGTGTGAGAGTGAAAATGGCAGCGTTATTGAaaccattaaaaacaagataaagcGGAGC CAGGTGGATTCCCAGAGGTCGGGAATGGCTGCTGTGGACCGACTGCAGCGGCAGATCATCATTGCAGACTGCCAGGTCTACCTCGCAGTTCTGTCTTTCATAAAGCAAGAGCTGTCAG CATACATCAAAGGAGGCTGGATCCTCCGCAAAGCATGGAAGATGtataacaaatgttacaatGACATCACACACCTACAAGAAAGCAACAGAAGGACCTCTGAACAGCAAGCGTCGTCCTCTCTGTCATCCATCTCGGCCTCCGGCAGCAGCCGATCCTCCTCACCTGGAACGAGCCAGTCTCAGAGACTGGACGGCGTCAGACCAGAGGTTCTGGATCGGCTGAAAGGATCTGTCAGCTTCGGCTATGGCCTTTTCCACCTATGCATCTCCATGGTGCCGCCCCACCTTTTGAAGATCGTCAACCTGCTGGGCTTCCCCGGAGACCGCGATCAAGGCCTCTCGGCGCTCATGTATGCCAGTGAAAGTAAGGACATGAAGGCCCCATTAGCTAC CCTGGCTCTGCTGTGGTACCACACGGTGGTGCAGCCCTTCTTTGCTCTAGATGGCTCAGACACACAAGCAGGCCTAATGGAGGCTAAATGCATACTTAAACAAAGGGAGGCCACATATCCAAACTCCTCtctcttcatgttttttaaaggaaGAGTTCAACGCCTTGAG tgCCAGATCAGCAGTGCCTTGACTTCCTTCAATGAAGCCTTACATCTGGCTTCCGACCAGAGGGAGATTCAACATGTGTGTTTATATGAAATAG GTTGGTGCAGCATGATTGAACTGAACTACACAGAAGCCTTCAGGGCGTTTGAGCGACTGAAGGCGGAGTCTCGCTGGTCGCAGTGCTACTACGCATATTTAACAGCAG CATGTCAAGGAGCCACAGGTGATCTGGAGGGCGCTGTTGTAACCTTTAAAGATGTTCAAAGACTTTTCAAACGCAAGAATAATCAGATAGAGGTGTTTTCCTTGAAGAGG GCTGAGAAGCTCCGGAGCCCAGGTCTATCCAAAGAGCTCTGCATCTTGTCTGTGATTGAGATACTCTATCTGTGGAAAGCCCTGCCTAACTGCTCCTCTGCCAAGCTGCAGACAATGACTCATG ttttgcAGGGGATTGAAGATACGTCATGCACCGACCTGAAAAACTTGCTTCTTGGAGCAATTAGCAGATGTCTCCTTAATACTAAAGATGCTGTGCAG TATTTCCGTCTGGCTGCAAGCGACGAGGTTGGACGTCAGTGCAACTCTTACGTGCAGCCCTACTCCTGCTATGAACTGGCCTGTGTACTGCTAAATTCCCCAGAG actGCAGAGAAGGGCCGAATGCTATTGCTTCAGGCTAAG
- the LOC114146986 gene encoding tetratricopeptide repeat protein 39C-like isoform X1, whose protein sequence is MIFPDALEGSTFPVSTGTQTGGQTGGRIRNTAAQPFRQNNAAAAVSGVLMADPTAAAPRSSEEEKTEHINDAELALKGINMLLNNGFKESDELFKTYRNHSPLMSFGASFVSFLNAVMTFEEEKMQTAFEDLKSTERLCESENGSVIETIKNKIKRSQVDSQRSGMAAVDRLQRQIIIADCQVYLAVLSFIKQELSAYIKGGWILRKAWKMYNKCYNDITHLQESNRRTSEQQASSSLSSISASGSSRSSSPGTSQSQRLDGVRPEVLDRLKGSVSFGYGLFHLCISMVPPHLLKIVNLLGFPGDRDQGLSALMYASESKDMKAPLATLALLWYHTVVQPFFALDGSDTQAGLMEAKCILKQREATYPNSSLFMFFKGRVQRLECQISSALTSFNEALHLASDQREIQHVCLYEIGWCSMIELNYTEAFRAFERLKAESRWSQCYYAYLTAACQGATGDLEGAVVTFKDVQRLFKRKNNQIEVFSLKRAEKLRSPGLSKELCILSVIEILYLWKALPNCSSAKLQTMTHVLQGIEDTSCTDLKNLLLGAISRCLLNTKDAVQYFRLAASDEVGRQCNSYVQPYSCYELACVLLNSPETAEKGRMLLLQAKVLEGFVVLTSSLLLCEFFSFMQSSCFHVLNKSLELK, encoded by the exons ATGATATTTCCGGATGCACTTGAAGGTAGCACATTTCCTGTCTCCACAGGAACACAAACCGGCGGTCAGACAGGCGGCAGAATACGGAACACAGCGGCGCAACCCTTCAGACAAAACAACG CTGCGGCGGCGGTATCGGGTGTCCTAATGGCGGAcccaacagcagcagctccccGGAGCTCCGAGGAGGAGAAGACGGAGCATATAAACGACGCAGAGCTGGCTCTGAAAGGAATCAATATGCTGCTCAACAACGGATTCAAGGAAAGTGATGAGCTCTTCAAGACATACAG GAATCACAGTCCTTTGATGAGTTTCGGTGCAAGTTTTGTGAGTTTTCTG AATGCTGTAATGACATTTGAAGAGGAGAAAATGCAGACGGCCTTTGAGGACCTCAAATCGACGGAGCGACTGTGTGAGAGTGAAAATGGCAGCGTTATTGAaaccattaaaaacaagataaagcGGAGC CAGGTGGATTCCCAGAGGTCGGGAATGGCTGCTGTGGACCGACTGCAGCGGCAGATCATCATTGCAGACTGCCAGGTCTACCTCGCAGTTCTGTCTTTCATAAAGCAAGAGCTGTCAG CATACATCAAAGGAGGCTGGATCCTCCGCAAAGCATGGAAGATGtataacaaatgttacaatGACATCACACACCTACAAGAAAGCAACAGAAGGACCTCTGAACAGCAAGCGTCGTCCTCTCTGTCATCCATCTCGGCCTCCGGCAGCAGCCGATCCTCCTCACCTGGAACGAGCCAGTCTCAGAGACTGGACGGCGTCAGACCAGAGGTTCTGGATCGGCTGAAAGGATCTGTCAGCTTCGGCTATGGCCTTTTCCACCTATGCATCTCCATGGTGCCGCCCCACCTTTTGAAGATCGTCAACCTGCTGGGCTTCCCCGGAGACCGCGATCAAGGCCTCTCGGCGCTCATGTATGCCAGTGAAAGTAAGGACATGAAGGCCCCATTAGCTAC CCTGGCTCTGCTGTGGTACCACACGGTGGTGCAGCCCTTCTTTGCTCTAGATGGCTCAGACACACAAGCAGGCCTAATGGAGGCTAAATGCATACTTAAACAAAGGGAGGCCACATATCCAAACTCCTCtctcttcatgttttttaaaggaaGAGTTCAACGCCTTGAG tgCCAGATCAGCAGTGCCTTGACTTCCTTCAATGAAGCCTTACATCTGGCTTCCGACCAGAGGGAGATTCAACATGTGTGTTTATATGAAATAG GTTGGTGCAGCATGATTGAACTGAACTACACAGAAGCCTTCAGGGCGTTTGAGCGACTGAAGGCGGAGTCTCGCTGGTCGCAGTGCTACTACGCATATTTAACAGCAG CATGTCAAGGAGCCACAGGTGATCTGGAGGGCGCTGTTGTAACCTTTAAAGATGTTCAAAGACTTTTCAAACGCAAGAATAATCAGATAGAGGTGTTTTCCTTGAAGAGG GCTGAGAAGCTCCGGAGCCCAGGTCTATCCAAAGAGCTCTGCATCTTGTCTGTGATTGAGATACTCTATCTGTGGAAAGCCCTGCCTAACTGCTCCTCTGCCAAGCTGCAGACAATGACTCATG ttttgcAGGGGATTGAAGATACGTCATGCACCGACCTGAAAAACTTGCTTCTTGGAGCAATTAGCAGATGTCTCCTTAATACTAAAGATGCTGTGCAG TATTTCCGTCTGGCTGCAAGCGACGAGGTTGGACGTCAGTGCAACTCTTACGTGCAGCCCTACTCCTGCTATGAACTGGCCTGTGTACTGCTAAATTCCCCAGAG actGCAGAGAAGGGCCGAATGCTATTGCTTCAGGCTAAGGTACTCGAaggatttgttgttttgacttCTTCTCTTTTGCTTTGTGAATTCTTTAGTTTCATGCAGTCCAGTTGTTTTCATGTGCTCAACAAGTCATTGGAGTTAAAGTAA
- the LOC114146986 gene encoding tetratricopeptide repeat protein 39C-like isoform X3 — protein MIFPDALEGSTFPVSTGTQTGGQTGGRIRNTAAQPFRQNNAAAAVSGVLMADPTAAAPRSSEEEKTEHINDAELALKGINMLLNNGFKESDELFKTYRNHSPLMSFGASFVSFLNAVMTFEEEKMQTAFEDLKSTERLCESENGSVIETIKNKIKRSVDSQRSGMAAVDRLQRQIIIADCQVYLAVLSFIKQELSAYIKGGWILRKAWKMYNKCYNDITHLQESNRRTSEQQASSSLSSISASGSSRSSSPGTSQSQRLDGVRPEVLDRLKGSVSFGYGLFHLCISMVPPHLLKIVNLLGFPGDRDQGLSALMYASESKDMKAPLATLALLWYHTVVQPFFALDGSDTQAGLMEAKCILKQREATYPNSSLFMFFKGRVQRLECQISSALTSFNEALHLASDQREIQHVCLYEIGWCSMIELNYTEAFRAFERLKAESRWSQCYYAYLTAACQGATGDLEGAVVTFKDVQRLFKRKNNQIEVFSLKRAEKLRSPGLSKELCILSVIEILYLWKALPNCSSAKLQTMTHVLQGIEDTSCTDLKNLLLGAISRCLLNTKDAVQYFRLAASDEVGRQCNSYVQPYSCYELACVLLNSPETAEKGRMLLLQAKEDYAGYDFENRLHVRIHSAFACMSSAQP, from the exons ATGATATTTCCGGATGCACTTGAAGGTAGCACATTTCCTGTCTCCACAGGAACACAAACCGGCGGTCAGACAGGCGGCAGAATACGGAACACAGCGGCGCAACCCTTCAGACAAAACAACG CTGCGGCGGCGGTATCGGGTGTCCTAATGGCGGAcccaacagcagcagctccccGGAGCTCCGAGGAGGAGAAGACGGAGCATATAAACGACGCAGAGCTGGCTCTGAAAGGAATCAATATGCTGCTCAACAACGGATTCAAGGAAAGTGATGAGCTCTTCAAGACATACAG GAATCACAGTCCTTTGATGAGTTTCGGTGCAAGTTTTGTGAGTTTTCTG AATGCTGTAATGACATTTGAAGAGGAGAAAATGCAGACGGCCTTTGAGGACCTCAAATCGACGGAGCGACTGTGTGAGAGTGAAAATGGCAGCGTTATTGAaaccattaaaaacaagataaagcGGAGC GTGGATTCCCAGAGGTCGGGAATGGCTGCTGTGGACCGACTGCAGCGGCAGATCATCATTGCAGACTGCCAGGTCTACCTCGCAGTTCTGTCTTTCATAAAGCAAGAGCTGTCAG CATACATCAAAGGAGGCTGGATCCTCCGCAAAGCATGGAAGATGtataacaaatgttacaatGACATCACACACCTACAAGAAAGCAACAGAAGGACCTCTGAACAGCAAGCGTCGTCCTCTCTGTCATCCATCTCGGCCTCCGGCAGCAGCCGATCCTCCTCACCTGGAACGAGCCAGTCTCAGAGACTGGACGGCGTCAGACCAGAGGTTCTGGATCGGCTGAAAGGATCTGTCAGCTTCGGCTATGGCCTTTTCCACCTATGCATCTCCATGGTGCCGCCCCACCTTTTGAAGATCGTCAACCTGCTGGGCTTCCCCGGAGACCGCGATCAAGGCCTCTCGGCGCTCATGTATGCCAGTGAAAGTAAGGACATGAAGGCCCCATTAGCTAC CCTGGCTCTGCTGTGGTACCACACGGTGGTGCAGCCCTTCTTTGCTCTAGATGGCTCAGACACACAAGCAGGCCTAATGGAGGCTAAATGCATACTTAAACAAAGGGAGGCCACATATCCAAACTCCTCtctcttcatgttttttaaaggaaGAGTTCAACGCCTTGAG tgCCAGATCAGCAGTGCCTTGACTTCCTTCAATGAAGCCTTACATCTGGCTTCCGACCAGAGGGAGATTCAACATGTGTGTTTATATGAAATAG GTTGGTGCAGCATGATTGAACTGAACTACACAGAAGCCTTCAGGGCGTTTGAGCGACTGAAGGCGGAGTCTCGCTGGTCGCAGTGCTACTACGCATATTTAACAGCAG CATGTCAAGGAGCCACAGGTGATCTGGAGGGCGCTGTTGTAACCTTTAAAGATGTTCAAAGACTTTTCAAACGCAAGAATAATCAGATAGAGGTGTTTTCCTTGAAGAGG GCTGAGAAGCTCCGGAGCCCAGGTCTATCCAAAGAGCTCTGCATCTTGTCTGTGATTGAGATACTCTATCTGTGGAAAGCCCTGCCTAACTGCTCCTCTGCCAAGCTGCAGACAATGACTCATG ttttgcAGGGGATTGAAGATACGTCATGCACCGACCTGAAAAACTTGCTTCTTGGAGCAATTAGCAGATGTCTCCTTAATACTAAAGATGCTGTGCAG TATTTCCGTCTGGCTGCAAGCGACGAGGTTGGACGTCAGTGCAACTCTTACGTGCAGCCCTACTCCTGCTATGAACTGGCCTGTGTACTGCTAAATTCCCCAGAG actGCAGAGAAGGGCCGAATGCTATTGCTTCAGGCTAAG
- the LOC114146986 gene encoding tetratricopeptide repeat protein 39C-like isoform X4 — protein MEAKCILKQREATYPNSSLFMFFKGRVQRLECQISSALTSFNEALHLASDQREIQHVCLYEIGWCSMIELNYTEAFRAFERLKAESRWSQCYYAYLTAACQGATGDLEGAVVTFKDVQRLFKRKNNQIEVFSLKRAEKLRSPGLSKELCILSVIEILYLWKALPNCSSAKLQTMTHVLQGIEDTSCTDLKNLLLGAISRCLLNTKDAVQYFRLAASDEVGRQCNSYVQPYSCYELACVLLNSPETAEKGRMLLLQAKEDYAGYDFENRLHVRIHSAFACMSSAQP, from the exons ATGGAGGCTAAATGCATACTTAAACAAAGGGAGGCCACATATCCAAACTCCTCtctcttcatgttttttaaaggaaGAGTTCAACGCCTTGAG tgCCAGATCAGCAGTGCCTTGACTTCCTTCAATGAAGCCTTACATCTGGCTTCCGACCAGAGGGAGATTCAACATGTGTGTTTATATGAAATAG GTTGGTGCAGCATGATTGAACTGAACTACACAGAAGCCTTCAGGGCGTTTGAGCGACTGAAGGCGGAGTCTCGCTGGTCGCAGTGCTACTACGCATATTTAACAGCAG CATGTCAAGGAGCCACAGGTGATCTGGAGGGCGCTGTTGTAACCTTTAAAGATGTTCAAAGACTTTTCAAACGCAAGAATAATCAGATAGAGGTGTTTTCCTTGAAGAGG GCTGAGAAGCTCCGGAGCCCAGGTCTATCCAAAGAGCTCTGCATCTTGTCTGTGATTGAGATACTCTATCTGTGGAAAGCCCTGCCTAACTGCTCCTCTGCCAAGCTGCAGACAATGACTCATG ttttgcAGGGGATTGAAGATACGTCATGCACCGACCTGAAAAACTTGCTTCTTGGAGCAATTAGCAGATGTCTCCTTAATACTAAAGATGCTGTGCAG TATTTCCGTCTGGCTGCAAGCGACGAGGTTGGACGTCAGTGCAACTCTTACGTGCAGCCCTACTCCTGCTATGAACTGGCCTGTGTACTGCTAAATTCCCCAGAG actGCAGAGAAGGGCCGAATGCTATTGCTTCAGGCTAAG